One Cardiocondyla obscurior isolate alpha-2009 linkage group LG16, Cobs3.1, whole genome shotgun sequence genomic region harbors:
- the Eif4a gene encoding eukaryotic initiation factor 4A-I translates to MSHTAERRNDDQWQGDSKNGPSESEQPTYDGPPGMDPDGIIESNWDVVVENFDEMNLKEELLRGIYAYGFEKPSAIQQRAILPCIRGLDVIAQAQSGTGKTATFSISILQQIDTNIKECQALILAPTRELAQQIQKVVIALGDFMHAECHACIGGTNVREDMRKLDQGVHVVVGTPGRVYDMISRRALRASSIKLFVLDEADEMLSRGFKDQIHDVFKLLPNEVQVILLSATMPSDVLDVSKCFMRNPIRILVKKEELTLEGIKQFFVYVEREDWKLETLCDLYDTLSITQAVIFCNTRRKVDWLTDSMHKRDFTVSAMHGDMEQKERDLIMRQFRTGSSRVLITTDLLARGIDVQQVSLVINYDLPSNRENYIHRIGRGGRFGRKGVAINFVTEEDKRTLKDIEQFYNTHIDEMPMNVADLI, encoded by the exons ATGTCGCATACTGCAGAGAGAAG aaatgaTGATCAATGGCAGGGGGATTCAAAAAATGGTCCTAGTGAAAGCGAACAACCCACATACGATGGACCTCCCGGAATGGACCCCGATGGTATTATCGAGTCCAACTGGGATGTT GTTGTGGAAAACTTCGACGAGATGAACTTAAAGGAAGAACTATTACGTGGCATATATGCTTACGGTTTTGAAAAACCATCTGCAATTCAACAACGTGCCATCCTACCATGCATAAGGGGGCTCGATGTTATTGCTCAGGCCCAGTCTG gtACTGGAAAAACTGCAACATTTTCAATATCGATTCTGCAACAAATTGACACTAATATCAAAGAGTGTCAAGCTTTGATCCTCGCACCAACCCGTGAATTAGCTCAACAA aTCCAGAAAGTCGTTATCGCTTTAGGAGATTTTATGCATGCGGAGTGTCATGCTTGCATTGGAGGTACCAACGTTCGCGAAGATATGCGAAAACTGGATCAGGGAGTTCACGTGGTTGTTGGGACGCCCGGGAGAGTTTACGATATGATCAGCCGACGAGCACTTCGAGCAAGTAGCATCAAGCTGTTTGTGCTGGATGAAGCCGACGAAATGCTTTCTCGAGGATTTAAGGATCAAATCCACGACGTATTCAAATTATTACCTAATGAAGTGcag gtTATATTATTATCTGCGACAATGCCATCCGACGTGTTGGATGTATCTAAATGTTTTATGCGGAATCCCATCCGTATTTTGGTTAAAAAAGAGGAGCTGACCTTAGAGGGGATCAAACAATTTTTCGTTTACGTCGAACGTGAAGATTGGAAGTTAGAAACTCTTTGCGATTTATACGACACGCTGAGCATTACCCAGGCCGTTATTTTCTGCAATACGCGGCGTAAAGTAGATTGGCTAACAGACAGCATGCATAAACGTGACTTCACTGTTTCGGCTATGCATGGAGATATGGAACAAAAAGAACGCGATCTTATTATGCGTCAATTCCGAACTGGATCATCCAGAGTTTTAATCACTACTGATCTTCTTGCTCGTGGTATAGATGTGCAACAAGTTTCgcttgttattaattatgatttacCTTCTAatcgagaaaattatatcCATCG aattgGTCGTGGTGGTCGTTTTGGCCGCAAAGGTGTGGCCATTAACTTTGTGACAGAAGAAGATAAACGAACCTTGAAAGATATCGAACAGTTTTATAACACTCACATCGATGAAATGCCAATGAATGTCGCTGATCTGATCTAA
- the LOC139109002 gene encoding uncharacterized protein isoform X1, with translation MENKGVTKMRGVQRLVVFCILIGVLPFALIIIPLYLRHIFYADVAYAVTESDVIEINDGISTIFCSEHILKMNGTFNAFQMAHRPEITSKRKHIRLKKSMNLPDDTLEYWGFYLLKNATVTLSVCSRFEGASILVVKGEKNLRTCGLLEHNNDKQAQEIFFSGANKQVKIIYESNAQEIDSKETTTTESTKSTYNIDKINESVTNISSKTFSKKIIKIKPDNNARAYSSGQNLTSLESLYHNATFYINEYINNQQENVKNTRKERHIKLYKKKNKHDKTERKRKDIYSKIDNKIKRLQKLERTLRYINNERKEQETKKKTEIDIQRLKRSRELIKPPSLLDRGFTHGGNADKNYTSNSEGISSVSSFESDLLNCYNGEILLAHEFQPSEQCTDVSYLLNNKHLQANHHVQQDGYYYYIFYSDNDIVSNDIYAIFDIYKPTFQYENVTKSCINQTECSFSISPLSGDRVIVEIPTHDGIEHNETDNAGMLISVCQPRMGAYMIFPIAILLLILGCAFI, from the exons atggAAAATAAAG GTGTAACAAAAATGCGTGGTGTACAAAGATTGGTggttttttgtatattaataggTGTTTTGCCATTTGCTCTTATAATAATTCCTTTGTATCTAcgtcatattttttatgctGATGTCGCCTATGCAGTAACAGAATCTGATGTTATTGAAATCAATGATGGAATTTCAACAATATTCTGTTCg gaacatattttaaaaatgaatgGCACTTTTAATGCTTTTCAAATGGCTCATAGACCAGAGATTACATCAAAACGAAAACATATAAGACTTAAAAAAAGCATGAATTTACCTGATGACACATTGGAGTATTGGGgattttatctattaaaaaatgcaactGTAACACTTTCTGTATGTTCAAG atttgaAGGAGCTTCTATATTAGTGgtaaagggagaaaaaaatttacggaCTTGTGGTCTTTTGGAACATAATAACGATAAACAAGCACAAGAAATCTTTTTCTCAGGAGCAAACAAgcaagttaaaataatatatgaatcAAATGCACAAGAAATTGATTCTAAAGAAACAACTACAACCGAATCTACTAAATCCACGTacaatatcgataaaataaatgaatcaGTCACCAACATAAGTtctaaaacattttcaaaaaaaattattaagataaagCCAGATAATAACGCACGTGCGTATTCTTCAGGACAAAACTTAACAAGTTTAGAGAGTTTGTATCATAAtgcaacattttatattaatgaataCATAAATAATCAACAAGAAAATGTGAAAAACACTAGAAAAGAAAGACATATCAAACTttataagaagaaaaataagcaTGATAAAACGGAGCGAAAACGAAAGGATATCTATAGTaaaatcgataataaaataaagcgccTACAAAAATTGGAACGAACACTacgttatataaataatgaacGGAAAGAACAggaaacaaagaagaaaactgAGATAGATATCCAGAGATTGAAAAGAAGTAGAGAACTTATAAAGCCGCCGTCTTTATTAGATCGAGGATTCACACATGGTGGCAATGCTGACAAAAATTACACATCTAATTCCGAAGGAATATCATCTGTTTCGAGTTTCGAAAGTGATTTACTAAATTGTTACAACGGAGAAATATTGCTGGCGCATGAATTTCAACCATCAGAACAATGCACTGATGTCTCCtatttacttaataataaacacTTGCAAGCTAATCACCACGTACAACAAGatggttattattattacattttttatagcGACAACGATATTGTGTCCAATGATATTTACGCAATTTTTGATATATATAAACCAACTTTTCAATATGAAAATGTGACAAAATCGTGTATTAATCAAACCGAATGCTCATTTAGTATAAGTCCACTCTCAGGGGATAGGGTAATTGTCGAAATACCAACTCATGATGGTATAGAGCATAACGAAACGGACAACGCTGGCATGTTAATTTCTGTCTGCCAGCCACGAATGGGTGCATATATGATTTTTCCAATTGCGATATTACTATTAATTCTTGGTTGTGCCTTTATATAA
- the LOC139109002 gene encoding uncharacterized protein isoform X2, whose translation MWKGVTKMRGVQRLVVFCILIGVLPFALIIIPLYLRHIFYADVAYAVTESDVIEINDGISTIFCSEHILKMNGTFNAFQMAHRPEITSKRKHIRLKKSMNLPDDTLEYWGFYLLKNATVTLSVCSRFEGASILVVKGEKNLRTCGLLEHNNDKQAQEIFFSGANKQVKIIYESNAQEIDSKETTTTESTKSTYNIDKINESVTNISSKTFSKKIIKIKPDNNARAYSSGQNLTSLESLYHNATFYINEYINNQQENVKNTRKERHIKLYKKKNKHDKTERKRKDIYSKIDNKIKRLQKLERTLRYINNERKEQETKKKTEIDIQRLKRSRELIKPPSLLDRGFTHGGNADKNYTSNSEGISSVSSFESDLLNCYNGEILLAHEFQPSEQCTDVSYLLNNKHLQANHHVQQDGYYYYIFYSDNDIVSNDIYAIFDIYKPTFQYENVTKSCINQTECSFSISPLSGDRVIVEIPTHDGIEHNETDNAGMLISVCQPRMGAYMIFPIAILLLILGCAFI comes from the exons atgtGGAAAg GTGTAACAAAAATGCGTGGTGTACAAAGATTGGTggttttttgtatattaataggTGTTTTGCCATTTGCTCTTATAATAATTCCTTTGTATCTAcgtcatattttttatgctGATGTCGCCTATGCAGTAACAGAATCTGATGTTATTGAAATCAATGATGGAATTTCAACAATATTCTGTTCg gaacatattttaaaaatgaatgGCACTTTTAATGCTTTTCAAATGGCTCATAGACCAGAGATTACATCAAAACGAAAACATATAAGACTTAAAAAAAGCATGAATTTACCTGATGACACATTGGAGTATTGGGgattttatctattaaaaaatgcaactGTAACACTTTCTGTATGTTCAAG atttgaAGGAGCTTCTATATTAGTGgtaaagggagaaaaaaatttacggaCTTGTGGTCTTTTGGAACATAATAACGATAAACAAGCACAAGAAATCTTTTTCTCAGGAGCAAACAAgcaagttaaaataatatatgaatcAAATGCACAAGAAATTGATTCTAAAGAAACAACTACAACCGAATCTACTAAATCCACGTacaatatcgataaaataaatgaatcaGTCACCAACATAAGTtctaaaacattttcaaaaaaaattattaagataaagCCAGATAATAACGCACGTGCGTATTCTTCAGGACAAAACTTAACAAGTTTAGAGAGTTTGTATCATAAtgcaacattttatattaatgaataCATAAATAATCAACAAGAAAATGTGAAAAACACTAGAAAAGAAAGACATATCAAACTttataagaagaaaaataagcaTGATAAAACGGAGCGAAAACGAAAGGATATCTATAGTaaaatcgataataaaataaagcgccTACAAAAATTGGAACGAACACTacgttatataaataatgaacGGAAAGAACAggaaacaaagaagaaaactgAGATAGATATCCAGAGATTGAAAAGAAGTAGAGAACTTATAAAGCCGCCGTCTTTATTAGATCGAGGATTCACACATGGTGGCAATGCTGACAAAAATTACACATCTAATTCCGAAGGAATATCATCTGTTTCGAGTTTCGAAAGTGATTTACTAAATTGTTACAACGGAGAAATATTGCTGGCGCATGAATTTCAACCATCAGAACAATGCACTGATGTCTCCtatttacttaataataaacacTTGCAAGCTAATCACCACGTACAACAAGatggttattattattacattttttatagcGACAACGATATTGTGTCCAATGATATTTACGCAATTTTTGATATATATAAACCAACTTTTCAATATGAAAATGTGACAAAATCGTGTATTAATCAAACCGAATGCTCATTTAGTATAAGTCCACTCTCAGGGGATAGGGTAATTGTCGAAATACCAACTCATGATGGTATAGAGCATAACGAAACGGACAACGCTGGCATGTTAATTTCTGTCTGCCAGCCACGAATGGGTGCATATATGATTTTTCCAATTGCGATATTACTATTAATTCTTGGTTGTGCCTTTATATAA